The following nucleotide sequence is from Sporolituus thermophilus DSM 23256.
GGTGTTGACCAGACCCTTGCCCGGCATCCGTACTTTAATCTTAGCATGGAGAGACACTTCTTTATGGTCATAGGCCAAAAGCGCTTCATTAACATTGGCGAAAATCTTGCCTTCGCCTTTGGCGCCGTCCCGTTCAATGGTCAAGTAGTAGGACCCGAGAACCATGTCCTGGGTTGGGGTGGCAATGGGCTTGCCGTCCTTCGTGGAAAGGATGTTGTGCGCGGATAGCATGAGCATGCGGGCTTCGGCCTGGGCCTCCGCCGACAGCGGTACATGCACGGCCATTTGGTCGCCGTCAAAGTCAGCGTTGTAAGCGGTACAAACAAGGGGGTGAATCTTGATGGCCCGGCCTTCGGACAACACCGGTTCAAAGGCCTGAATACCAAGGCGGTGCAGTGTAGGTGCCCGGTTAAGGAGTACCGGATGCTCTTTGATGACCTCTTCGAGGACGTCCCAAACCTCGGGCCTGACCCGCTCGACCATCCGTTTCGCACTCTTGATATTGTGGGCATGGCCGGCGTTAACCAGCTTCTTCATGACAAACGGCTTGAAGAGTTCGAGCGCCATTTCCTTAGGCAAGCCGCACTGGTGCAGTTTGAGCTCAGGGCCGACGACGATAACCGAACGGCCTGAGTAGTCAACGCGCTTGCCAAGCAGGTTCTGGCGGAACCGTCCCTGCTTGCCTTTGAGCATATCGCTCAGCGACTTGAGCGGCCGGTTGCCGGGGCCGGTAACCGGCCGGCCGCGGCGGCCGTTGTCGATAAGAGCATCCACCGCTTCCTGGAGCATCCGCTTTTCATTGCGAACAATGATATCAGGAGCTCCCAGGTCGAGGAGACGCTTAAGGCGGTTGTTACGGTTAATGACGCGACGGTACAGGTCGTTGAGGTCAGAGGTGGCGAAGCGGCCGCCGTCAAGCTGGACCATAGGACGCAGTTCGGGCGGAATGACGGGAATTACGTCAAGGATCATCCACTCCGGCCGGTTGCCCGACTTACGAAACGCCTCCACAACTTCCAGCCGGCGAATGGCCCGGATTTTGCGCTGGCCGCTTACTTCCCTGAGTTCCTGCCGCAGCTCGCGACTCATTTTATCAAGGTCAAGTTCTTCAAGGAGTTTCTTTATGGCTTCGGCCCCCATGCCGACCTTAAAGGCGTTGCCATATTTCTCCCGGTATTCGCGGTATTCATTCTCCGTCAGCAACTGTTTTTTCATAAGGGGGGTATCGCCGGGATCAAGGACAATGTAGGAAGCAAAATAAAGCACCTTCTCGAGCGACCGGGGCGATATGTCAAGAATAAGGCCCATTCGGCTGGGGATGCCTTTAAAATACCAAATGTGAGAGACCGGCGCCGCCAGTTCGATATGGCCCATCCGGTCGCGACGCACTTTGGAGCGCGTAACCTCAACGCCGCAGCGATCGCAAACAATGCCTTTATAGCGGATGCGTTTATATTTGCCGCAGTGACATTCCCAGTCGCGGGTGGGGCCAAAAATTTTCTCACAAAACAGCCCGTCGCGCTCAGGCTTAAGGGTGCGGTAGTTAATAGTTTCCGGTTTTTTAACTTCGCCGTAAGACCACTTACGAATCTGATCCGGTGACGCCAAACCGATACGGATGGAGTCGAAGTTATTTACGTCCAACAAGGGGGTATCGCTCCCTTCTCATTTACTCGTAGTCGTCTTCAAGCTCATCAAGATAATCGCGAGGATTGATTTTCTTTTGCTTGGCGAGCTTGGCCTTCTTGCCGGCTTTACCGCGTGGGGCGACAAATTCGTCATCTTCGTCGTCGATTGCGGCCGGGGGAAGGTCAAACTTATCACTGTCCATTTCGCCGATTTCAGCGATAATATCCAGTTCTTCATCAAGTGGCTCGGCGCCGCTACCTGCTTCCATTTCATCCACCATATCGGGTTCGATGTCGTCAAGTTTTCGTTCATGCGGCAGCGGCCGATGCGGTTCTTCGCCGCCAAGGCTGAGCTCCAATTCCTTGGCTGTTTCATGGATATCCTCGTCTGACTCGCGGATGAGGATTTCCTGCGCATCCTCGCTAAGCACCTTAACGTCAAGACCGATGCTCTGCAATTCTTTGATGAGTACCTTAAAGGACTCGGGCACCCCCGGTTCAGGTACATTTTCGCCTTTGACAATGGCTTCGTAGGTTTTTACGCGGCCAACCACGTCGTCTGATTTAACCGTCAAGAGCTCCTGCAGCGTATAAGCCGCGCCGTAGGCTTCCAGCGCCCAAACCTCCATTTCGCCGAACCGCTGGCCGCCGAACTGGGCCTTGCCTCCGAGCGGCTGCTGGGTAACCAGCGAGTATGGACCGGTAGAGCGGGCATGGATTTTGTCGTCCACCAAGTGGGCCAGTTTCAACATATAGATATAGCCTACGGTAACCGGATTGTCGAAGGGTTCGCCGGTACGGCCGTCATAGAGGATGCTCTTGCCGTTTTCAGGCAAGCCGGCCATTTTCAGCGTTTTAAACACGTCTTCTTCGCGGGCCCCGTCAAAAACGGGCGTCGCCAGGTGGATACCGGCTTCCCCTGGTTTGAGCATGCCGTGTTTATCCACATCATAGCCGGCTTCCCGCAGCCGCTGCTCCACATTAGGATCCATATTCTTGATCTGGAGGCCGAGGGCGTGAGCGGCCCAACCAAGGTGCGTCTCCAATACCTGACCGATGTTCATCCGGGACGGCACGCCCAGGGGATTGAGCACGATTTGCACCGGACGGCCATCAGGCAGGAAGGGCATATCTTCTACCGGCATGATGCGCGATACGACACCCTTGTTACCGTGGCGGCCGGCCATCTTGTCGCCTTCCGAAATCTTCCGTTTTTGGGCAATGTAAACGCGGACCAGCTGGTTGACACCGGGCGGCAGCTCGTCGCCGTTTTCCCGGGTAAAGACTTTGACATCTACGATTTTGCCGGCTTCACCGTGCGGTACGCGCAGCGACGTGTCACGCACTTCCCGTGCCTTTTCGCCAAAAATGGCCCGGAGCAGCCGTTCTTCTGCCGTCAGTTCCGTCTCGCCTTTCGGCGTTACTTTGCCAACCAAAATGTCGCCGGGACGAACCTCGGCGCCAACCCGGATAATGCCGCGTTCGTCCAGATCGCGGAGCACATCCTCTGACACGTTGGGAATATCGCGGGTTATTTCTTCCGGTCCTAATTTGGTGTCGCGGGCATCGCACTCATATTCTTCGATGTGGATCGAAGTAAAAATATCTTCCTTTACCAGTTCTTCGCTAAGCAGGATGGCGTCCTCGTAGTTGTAGCCCTCCCACGGCATAAACGCTACCAGGACGTTGTAGCCAAGGGCGAGTTCACCGTTATTGGTGGACGGCCCGTCGGCCAAGGGCTGACCTTTTTCCACCCGTTGTCCCTTGTAGACGATGGGCTTTTGATTGATACAAGTTCCTTGGTTGGAACGCATATATTTAAGCAGTTTATATGTATCCAACCCACCCTTGTCATTACGGACCTGAATTTCGGTAGCCGTCACCTTTTCGACCACGCCGGCATTTTTGGCAAGCACGACCACGCCGGAGTCGCAAGCTGCTTTATATTCCATGCCGGTGCCGACGAGCGGGGCCTGCGTTTTGAGAAGCGGTACAGCCTGACGCTGCATGTTGGCGCCCATCAGGGCCCGGTTGGCGTCGTCGTTTTCCAGGAAGGGAATCATGGCGGTAGCGATGGACACTACCTGTTTGGGTGAAACGTCCATGTAGTCGACCTGTTCGGCCGGGACAACCAGAATGTCATGTTTATAGCGGACAGTAACCCGCGGTTGGACAAACCAACCGTCTTCGCTGATTTCTTCATTGGCCTGAGCAATGACCACTTCATCTTCTTCGTCGGCGGTAAGATAATGGACCTCATCGGTAACCCGGCGGTTCTCTTTATCAACTTTGCGGTACGGTGTTTCAATAAAGCCGAACTCATTAATCCGGGCATAGGTGGACAGTGAGCCGATCAGACCGATGTTGGGACCTTCCGGTGTCTCAATCGGGCACATACGGCCATAATGGGAGTGGTGCACGTCGCGCACTTCGAAACCGGCCCGTTCCCGGCTCAGGCCACCCGGGCCAAGAGCGCTCAGCCGGCGTTTATGGGTAAGCTCGGCCAGCGGATTTGTCTGGTCCATGAACTGTGACAACTGGCTGGAACCGAAGAATTCTTTAATAGCGGCCACTACCGGCCGGATGTTGATGAGTGCCTGGGGCGTGATGACATCGATATCCTGGATGGTCATGCGCTCCTTGACAACCCGCTCCATCCGCGACAAACCGATGCGGAACTGGTTTTGCAGCAGTTCGCCTACCGAGCGGAGACGGCGGTTGCCCAAATGGTCGATGTCGTCAACTTTGCCGTGGCCATCCATCAGATTAAGCAGGTAGCTGATAGCGGCGATAATGTCCTCACGGGTGATGGTACGATGCGAATAGGGCAAACTGGGATTGGCGATTATCTTGATAACCGTGCCGTCCTTCTGACGGATTTTGCATTCAATGAGGCCTGCCCGGTTGAAGACGCCGCTTGCCTCGATGCGGGCGGCGACTTTTTCGTCCACTACCGTGCCTTCGGGAACAATAATTTCGCCTGTTTCTTTATCGACAATGGGCTCATGCAGCATCTTACCCATAATACGGCGCCGCCAGCCCAGTTTTTTGGTTAGTTTATAACGTCCCACCGCCGCCAAATCATAACGCTTGGGATCAAAGAACAGTGACTCCAAAAGTTGGGTCGCATTTTCCACCGTAGGCGGCTCGCCCGGCCGGAGACGCTTATAAATTTCGACCAGCGCCTCTTCCTTGGAATCCGTGCTGTCTCGTTCCAGCGTGGCGCGGATGCGGACATCGTCGTTGAAAAGGTCAAGAATAGCGCCATTGGAAGCCCACCCCAACGCGCGGATGAGAACGGTAACCGGTAGTTTGCGGGTCCGGTCAACCCGCACAGACACGACGTCATTAGCGTCTGTTTCCAATTCCAGCCACGCGCCGCGGTTGGGGATGATGGTTGCATTATACAGCTTCTTGCCGCTTGTATCGATCGTCTCACCGTAGTAGGCACCCGGTGAGCGGACTAACTGGCTGACAATAACACGTTCGGCGCCGTTGATGATAAAAGTGCCGTTTTCCGTCATGAGCGGGAAATCGCCCATGAAGACCTCTTGTTCTTTAATTTCGCCGGTTTCCTTATTGATTAGGCGTACACTAACGCGCAAAGGGGCAGAATAGGTGACATCCCGCTCTTTGCACTCTTCCACCGAATACTTCGGCTCACCGAGCGTGAAGCCTTCAAAGGACAAGACGAGATTGCCCGTGAAGTCTTGAATTGGCGAGATGTCGCGAAATATCTCCTGCAAACCTTCCTTGAGGAACCAGTTGTAGGAGTTTTTCTGGATTTCGATGAGGTTGGGCATGTCCAGCACTTCGTTAATCTTGGCATAACTATAGCGGACCCGTGTGCCCACCTGTACAGGCTTGAACATTTACATCCTTCACCCCTTAGCCCAATTTCACTAACCATACATAAGAGCATAAAATAATGGATACTATAAATACGAAAAAGAAGCAAGGTTCTTCCATTGGTGAGGACCCTTGCTTTTTTCAGCACGATGAAATAAATGTTTCATCCTCCACTATATTACTATTTCCTGGCAATACACAAATTATACCAGCATAGCGACATAAAGTAAAAAAAATTGGCGTCTGTGTATTGCATCGCATTTTAGAATGATAACATATGTAAAATATGTTGTCAAGAAAAATTCTCCACAAAAGGAAAATTGGGGCCGCCGGCAGCTTATTCAGGCTGCGAACGGCCAGGAACCCATTGACCGGAATTGTCATCAGGACGGTTATTGTGAAAAGTAGCGTTTTCATCTGGCCTTCGGTAGTAAATAAGTCAATTTTTCAAATAAGTCAAGCCTAACCCCGCCATACACAAAGGAAAAAGGGTGCTCGCGCAGAGCACCCTTTTCGCTTTGCCAGTTCTTATTTAATTTCAACAGTAGCGCCG
It contains:
- the rpoB gene encoding DNA-directed RNA polymerase subunit beta — translated: MFKPVQVGTRVRYSYAKINEVLDMPNLIEIQKNSYNWFLKEGLQEIFRDISPIQDFTGNLVLSFEGFTLGEPKYSVEECKERDVTYSAPLRVSVRLINKETGEIKEQEVFMGDFPLMTENGTFIINGAERVIVSQLVRSPGAYYGETIDTSGKKLYNATIIPNRGAWLELETDANDVVSVRVDRTRKLPVTVLIRALGWASNGAILDLFNDDVRIRATLERDSTDSKEEALVEIYKRLRPGEPPTVENATQLLESLFFDPKRYDLAAVGRYKLTKKLGWRRRIMGKMLHEPIVDKETGEIIVPEGTVVDEKVAARIEASGVFNRAGLIECKIRQKDGTVIKIIANPSLPYSHRTITREDIIAAISYLLNLMDGHGKVDDIDHLGNRRLRSVGELLQNQFRIGLSRMERVVKERMTIQDIDVITPQALINIRPVVAAIKEFFGSSQLSQFMDQTNPLAELTHKRRLSALGPGGLSRERAGFEVRDVHHSHYGRMCPIETPEGPNIGLIGSLSTYARINEFGFIETPYRKVDKENRRVTDEVHYLTADEEDEVVIAQANEEISEDGWFVQPRVTVRYKHDILVVPAEQVDYMDVSPKQVVSIATAMIPFLENDDANRALMGANMQRQAVPLLKTQAPLVGTGMEYKAACDSGVVVLAKNAGVVEKVTATEIQVRNDKGGLDTYKLLKYMRSNQGTCINQKPIVYKGQRVEKGQPLADGPSTNNGELALGYNVLVAFMPWEGYNYEDAILLSEELVKEDIFTSIHIEEYECDARDTKLGPEEITRDIPNVSEDVLRDLDERGIIRVGAEVRPGDILVGKVTPKGETELTAEERLLRAIFGEKAREVRDTSLRVPHGEAGKIVDVKVFTRENGDELPPGVNQLVRVYIAQKRKISEGDKMAGRHGNKGVVSRIMPVEDMPFLPDGRPVQIVLNPLGVPSRMNIGQVLETHLGWAAHALGLQIKNMDPNVEQRLREAGYDVDKHGMLKPGEAGIHLATPVFDGAREEDVFKTLKMAGLPENGKSILYDGRTGEPFDNPVTVGYIYMLKLAHLVDDKIHARSTGPYSLVTQQPLGGKAQFGGQRFGEMEVWALEAYGAAYTLQELLTVKSDDVVGRVKTYEAIVKGENVPEPGVPESFKVLIKELQSIGLDVKVLSEDAQEILIRESDEDIHETAKELELSLGGEEPHRPLPHERKLDDIEPDMVDEMEAGSGAEPLDEELDIIAEIGEMDSDKFDLPPAAIDDEDDEFVAPRGKAGKKAKLAKQKKINPRDYLDELEDDYE